The Acidobacteriota bacterium sequence GCCACAGCTGGGCGCCCGTGAGCCACGACCTCACGCTCGGGCTCGGCCGCTACGAGCAGCCCTTTCTCGGGCGCGTCTGGAGCGTCGACGCGCTGCACGACACCGGCGCGATGTCGAAGTACGGCACGACGACCGCGATCTCGGAGTCGCCCCGCGAGGCCGGCCTCATCGTCGTGGGTACCGACGACGGGCTGGTGCAGGTGACGTCGGATGGCGGCCGGAACTGGACGCGTGCGGCGGCGCCGCCCGGGCTGCCTGCGCGGGCGTACGTCAACGACGTGGAGATGTCGCTGCACGACGCGCGGACGATCTTCCTCGTCGCCGACGCGCACAAGGACGGCGACTTCACCCCCTACGTGTACGTGAGCCCCGATCTCGGCCGGACCTGGCGTTCGATCGCGGGCGACCTGCCGAAGGGCACCATCGCGTGGTCCATCCAGCAGGATCACGTCCGGCCCGACCTGCTGCTCCTCGGCACCGAGTTCGGCCTCTACTGGACGCCGGACGGCGGCACGCGGTGGCACCGGCTGGGCGGCGGCGTCCCGACGATTTCGTTCCGCGACCTGAAGATCCAGCGGCGCGACAGCGACCTCGTGGGCGCCACGTTCGGTCGCGGGTTCTACGTCCTCGACGACTACGCGCCGCTGCGCGAAATCGCCGCCGGGGCGCTGTCGGGGGATACGCTCTTTGCCGTGCGCGATGCCTGGTGGTACGTCCCGCACCAGGTCGCGCAGGCGCCCGGGCGTCCCGAGCTGGGGAGCGACGACTTCACCGCGCCGAACCCGCCGCACGGCGCGCTGCTCACCTACTACCTCCACGAGGCGCCCGCGACGGCGCGGGAGGCCCGGCGCGCCCGCGAGCGGGAGCTCGCCGGCAGCGGCAAGGACGTCCCGTTCCCCGGCTTCGATGCGCTGCGCGCCGAGTCGATCGAGAGCGGGCCGAAGGTGATCGTCGCCATCGCGGACGCCGCCGGGAAGACGGTGCGCTGGGTCGAAGGGCCCGCGCGCGCGGGGCTGCACCGCGTGAACTGGGACCTCCGCGGGCCGAGCCCGGAGCCCATTGACCTCTCGCCGCCCGGGTGGCGGCCGCCGTGGTCCAACCCGCCGCAGGGTCCGCTCGTCGCGCCAGGCCGCTACACCGCGACCGCCATGGTCGTCGCGGCGTCCGGCGTGCGGCCGTTCGGCACCCCGCAGTCGTTCGAGGTGAAGCCGGTGCCGAACCTGCCGGAGGGGACCGATTTCGCCGCGGTCGCCACGTTCCAGCAGGAGGTCGCGGAGCTGCGCCGCCGGACCGCGGGGCTCTCGCGCGAGATCGGACGTGCGCGCGACGAGCTGCGGCACATGCGCGCCGCGCTCCTGGCCACGCCGAACGCCGACACGGCGCTGTTCGCGCGAATCGACGCGGCCACGACCGCGGTCGCCGACCTGTCGCAGCGGCTGAGCGGAGACCCAGCGCGCCAGCGGCTGAGCGAGCCGGACACGATGTCGATCGCCGAGCGTGTGGGGGCGGCCACGAGCGCGTGGGAGACACGCCAGATGCCGACCGCCACGCAGCGGCGAGGCGTCGAGGTCGCTGCCGGCGCGCTCGATGCGCTGGCGCGGGATCTCGACGCGCTGAAGACCGGTGAGCTGGCGAGGCTGCGCGCCGCGCTCGCCGCCGCCGGCGCACCTCATACGGGCGTCCGCTGACGCGGCCGCCCAGAGCCGCTCCGTGCACACCGCCTCGCCCGCGCGCGGGGATCGCTCAGGGCTCGGCGCAGATGGCCGCTGCGCATTCGTCCGCCGTGGGGCGCCGCCCCAGGCGACAGCCCGGTCGCCGAGGACGCCGCCGGACGAATCGTGCACCTGCCGCTCTTCACCGCGCTCGCCGCCGCGGGTCAGGGACGAGGTGATCGCGGGAGTGGTGGCCGCCGTCGTCTGAACGCCGCGGGCCGGCTCAGCCGGCCGAGCGGCCGACGTATACTGACCCGAGGGCCACCCGACCGCACCATCCGGCCGGCCCGTCCACCTCGAGAAGGGCGGTGTCGATGGAACTCGCCTTCACCCTCAACGGCCATCCGCAGCGCCTGGCCGTCCGCGACGATGCCACGCTGCTCGAGGTGTTGCGCGAGCAGTGCGGTATCACGTCGGTGAAGGACGGGTGTGCCCCGCAGGGGCAGTGCGGCTGCTGCCTCGCGCTCATTGACGGCCAGCCCAAGGTGAGCTGCGCCGTGCCGGCGACGCGGGCGCAAGGCGCCGAGATCCTGACACTCGAAGGGGTGAGCGAGGCCGAGCGCGACCTGACGGCCCGAGCGTTTGCCGCAACCGCGGGCATCCAGTGCGGCTTCTGCATCCCGGGCATCGCGCTTCGGGCGAAGTGGCTCCTCGACCGCACGCCGCGGCCCACGCGCGGAGAGATCGCCAGGGCCATCGATGTCCACCTGTGCCGGTGCACGGGCTACACGAAGATCCTCGACGCCATCGACCTGCTGGCCCGCGCGCGCCTGGGAGAAGCCGATCCGACGCCGACCCTCGACGGGGGCGTCGGCGCGTCGCTCGTCCGGTACGAAGCGGCCGATCTGACGCTGGGCCTGCGGCCGTACGTGGCCGACCTCGTGCGGCCAGGTTTGCTTCACGGCGCCGTCGTCCTCTCGTCGCACGCGCGTGCGCGCCTCGTGGCGATCGACCCGACCGGCGCGGCGGCGATGCCCGGCGTGGTGTGCGTGGCGACCGCGGCCGACGTGCCCGGCCAGCGCTGGTACGGCCTGCTCTACGACGACTGGCCCGGCCTCGTGGCCGTCGGAGAGGAAGTGCGGTGCGTCGGCGACGTCGTGGCGGTCGTCGCGGCCGAGGACCCGCACACGGCCCGGGAGGCCGCCGCGCGCGTCCGCGTGGAGTACGAGCGGCTTGCCGCCGTGCTCGATCCCGAGTCGGCGCTGGCGCCCGGCGCGCCGCGCGTGAACCCCGCGCACGACAATCTCCTGTCACGCTCGGTCATCCGGCGGGGCGACGTCGATGCCGCGCTCGCCTCGAGCGCGCACGTCGTGTCGGGCACCTGGCGGACGCAGCGCATCGAGCACCTGTACCTCGAGCCCGAGTCGGCGCTCGCCGAGCCCCTCCCCGGTGGCGGGCTGCGGCTCTACACGCAGGGGCAGGGCATCTTCGACGACCGCCGGCAGGTGGCGGCCTTCCTGGGCCTGTCCGAGGAGCAGGTGCAGGTGGAGCTCGTGCCGAACGGCGGGGCGTTCGGCGGCAAGGAGGACATGTCGGTGCAGGCGCACGCGGCGCTGCTCGCGCACCTCACCGGGCGCCCTGTGCGCGTGACGTTGTCGCGCGAGGAGTCGATCCGCCTCCATCCGAAGCGCCATCCGATCGCGATGACCTACACCGTGGGCTGCGATGCCGACGGGCGACTCACCGCGGTCAGGGCGCGGATGGTCGGCGACAGCGGCGCGTATGCCTCGGTCGGAGGTAAGGTGCTCGAACGCGCCGCCGGGCACGCCTGCGGCCCCTACGAGGTGCCACACGTCGACATCGAGGCGCGCGCCGTCTACACGAACAACCCGCCGTGCGGGGCGATGCGCGGCTTCGGGGCGAACCAGGCGCATTTCGCCATCGAGGGCTGCGTCGACCTCCTCGCCCGCGCGACCGGGCTCGACCCGTGGGAGATCCGCTGGCGCAATGCCCTCGACGTCGGCGGTACGTTCTGCACGGGGCAGGTCCTCGACAAGTCGGTCGGTCTCAAACAGACCCTGCTCGCGGTGCGCGAGGCCTACGACGCCGCGCGTGCCGCCGGGCGTGCGGTCGGCATCGCCTGCGGCATCAAGAACAGCGGCATCGGCAACGGCGTCTCCGAGTGGGGCAAGGCCCGGCTCGTCGTCGAGCCGGATGGCACGGTCTCGCTCTACAACGGGTACACGGAGATGGGGCAGGGCCTGCTCACGGTGCTCACACAGTTCGCGGTCGAGGTGACGGGCCTGCCGGCGCGCCTGTTCGCCCCGAAGGTCGACTCGACGTTCCAGCTCGGGTGCGGCCAGACCACGGGCTCGCGCGCGACACTGTTCGGCGGACGGGCCGTGATCGGCGCGGCGCGGAAGCTGCGCGCGGATCTCGACGCGGGCCTGACGCTCGACGCGCTCGCGGGCCGCGTGTACGCCGCCGACGAGGTCATCGACGACACGACGGCGCTCGGCGCCGTCGTGCCGCGCATCAAGACGCATACCTCGTTCGGCTTCGCGACGCAGGTCGTCGTGCTCGACGAGGCGGGCCGGGTCGAGCGCGTCATTGCCGCGCACGACGTCGGCCGGGCCGTGAACCCCGCGCTGTGCGAGGGACAGATCGAGGGCTCGATTCACATGGGCCTCGGCTACGCGCTCACCGAAGAGCTGCCGTGCGACGAGGGCATGCCGGTGACCTTCAAGCTGCGCGACCTCGGCGTGCTGCGCGCGCGCGACATGCCCGAGGTCGAGGTCATCCTGGTCGAGGCGCCGGAACCCGAGGGACCCTACGGGGCGAAGGGCGTGGGCGAGATCGGCCTCGTCCCGACGGCGCCGGCCGTCGCCGGTGCGCTCGAGGCGTACGACGGCGTGCGGCGCTACACGCTGCCCATGAAGGACTCACCAGCCGCCCGGGCCATGAGCGTGGGCCGTATCAGGCCTCGGAAGCCGGCCTCGCCGTCGCCGGCGCCGGCGCGGCCCGCCGGCCCCTCGGACGCGTCGGGGACCGGGACGACCTGATGCCCCCCCACGCGACGCCGGTCGTGCCCGGTCTCGTCAACGCCCACACGCACATCTACAGCGGCCTCGCGCCGTTCGGGATCCCGCGGCCCGACCCGCCGCCGGCGACCTTCCTCGAGATCCTGGAGCGCCTGTGGTGGCGGCTCGATCGGGCGCTCGACGAGGCCTCACTTCGGGCCTCGGCGCGCTACTACGTCGCGGAGTCGCTGCTCGCGGGCACGGCCATCCTCATCGATCACCACGAGTCGCCGTCGTTCATCGAGGGCTCGCTCGACGTGATCGCCGATGCCTGTCAGGCGCTGGGCATGCGCGCGGTGCTCTGCTACGGCGCAACGGAGCGCAACGGCGGCCGGGACGAGGCCCGCCGCGGCCTCGCCGAATGCCGCCGCTTCATCGAGACGAACCATCGCCCGCTCGTTCGCGGCGTGGTCGGCCTGCACGCGTCGTTCACGGTCTCCGACGACACCATCCACGAGGCGGGGCGGCTGTGCCGCGATCTCGGCGCCGTGATGCACGTGCACGTCGCCGAAGACGACGCCGATGTCGATGACGCGCGGCGGCGCGGCTACGCGGGGCCCTTCGAGCGCCTGCTCGCGCTCGAGGCGCTGCCCGCCGGATCCCTCCTCGCGCACGGCGTGCACCTCACGCGCGACCAGGTCGCGCGCGCACGCGACGCCGGCTGCTGGTTCGTGCAGAACCCCAGGTCGAATCGCGTCAACGCCGTCGGATACGCGGCGTCGCTCTCCGCGTCCGATCGCGTGGCGCTCGGAACCGACGGGTTCCCGTCGAACCTGGTCGACGAAGTCGAGGCCCTCGACGCGCTCGCGCGTGAGCACGACGACGACCTCGAACGGGTGCGCCGGAGGCCGATCGGGTCGGTCGCCGTCGCGGCGCAGTTCTTCCCGGAGTTGCTCGTACCCGAGGAGGACGTGGATGCCGTCGGCTGGGTGCGGGCGCAACAGACGGCGTGCCGGCGCCGCCTCGAGGTCGACGGCCGGCTCGTCGTCGTCGACGGCCGCCTGGTGACGGCCGACCTCGAGGCGATTCGCGCGGAGGCACGCGACGAGGCTGAGCGGCTCTGGGCCCGCATGCGCGCCCTGTGAGAGGTTCGATCGGGACGAGTTCCACGTCTTGCCACGCTGATTGGGAGGATCGCCGAACGTGAGGTCCGCCCCGATCGCATCTCGAGGTGCCCATGCAGCGGCTCGGTCTGGAAGCCCACGTCGTCGACCAGCAGGTCTACGACAACACCGTCCGCCGGTTCGCGGACGCGCGCATTGTCCTGCCGACGTTCGCGGAGTTGGCCGAGCCGGCGACGATCCCGCCCGCGGTACGGGCGGCACTGGCCGGCGTCGATCCCGATGCGCCGGACCCGCGGAACCTGTACCGCGTGCACTGGGGCAACGCGGCCGACCGGCGCGGGTTGGTCGACGTGCCCGACCATCTGGTGCTGCCCACCTCACTGACCGGCGTGCGAGCGCCCATCGTGCTCGCCATCGGGCAGCGGTTTCCGATGATTCACGCCCACAAGGTGCTGGCCGCGTACGCCTGTCTCGCCCCGCGGCTCATCACCGGGCAGTTCGACCCGACCGCCCACAAGGCCGTCTGGCCGTCGACTGGCAACTACTGCCGCGGCGGCGTCGCGATTTCTCGGATCATGGGATGCCGAGGGGTGGCGGTGCTCCCGGAGGGGATGAGCGCCGAGCGGTTCGAGTGGCTGACGCGGTGGGTCGTCGGCCCCGGCGACATCATCCGCACGGCGGGCACCGAGAGCAACGTGAAGGAGATCTACGACGCCTGCGCCGTGCTCGCGCGCGATCCGGAGAACGTGATCTTCAATCAGTTCTGCGAATTCGGCAACTACCTCGCGCACTACGCGTGCACGGGCGCCGCCCTGGCGCGCGTTTTCGCGCACCTGCAGGACATGCGCCCGGGGCTGCGGGCGGCGGCCTTCGTCTCGGCGACCGGCTCGGCCGGCACCCTCGCGGCCGGCGACTACCTCAAGGAGCGCCTCGGCGCCCGCATCGCGGCGGTCGAGGCCCTCGAGTGCCCGACGCTGCTCTACAACGGCTTCGGCGAGCACAACATCCAGGGCATCGGCGACAAGCACGTGCCGCTCGTGCACAACGTCATGAACACCGACCTCGTCGTCGGCGTGTCCGACCGGGCGACCGATCGTCTCGGCGTGCTGTTCAACACCACCGCCGGACGCCGGTACCTTCTCGAACGCAAGCGCGTCCCCGCGGCCGTCGTCGACGGGCTGCCGCTGCTCGGGTTGTCGAGCATCTGCAACCTGCTCGCGGCGATCAAGCTCGCCAAGTTCTACGACCTGGGGCCAGACGACGTCGTGCTCTCCGTGGCCACCGACGGCGCCGAGCTGTACAGGAGCGAGGAGGCCAAGGCGACGGCGAAGTTCTTCATGGGCGGATTCGACACGCCGGCGGCCGCCGAGGTGTTCGGCGAACACCTGCTCGGCGCGGCCACCGACCACGTGCTCGAGCTCACCGAGCGCGATCGGCATCGCGTCTTCAATCTCGGCTACTACACGTGGGTGGAGCAGCAGGGTGTCTCGGTCGAGGAGTTCACCGCCAGGCGGGACCAGCGGTTCTGGCGCGGCCTGCGCAACCTGCTGCCGGTCTGGGACGCGATGATTCAGGAGTTCAACGCGCGCGCCGGTGCCACGGTCCGCGCTGGCTGACCAACGCGCGGCGTGTCGGCATCGGCTCCCGTGTCGTCTCCGAACCTCACGATCAGCCACGTCTGGTCGTCCACCTGCGCCCCGTGGCCGCTGCATGTGTCGGAGATGGCGCGCTCGATGTCGGCGAGCGTGCCCGAACGGGCGGCCGACTCGACCGCGCGTCGCAGCCCCTCCAGGCCGAGTTCCCGGTCCTGCCGATCCAGCACCTCGATCAACCCGTCGGTCACGAGCACGAGCACGTCGCCCGGAGAGACCGGCAGCCGTTCGGGGGCGTACCTGGCGTCGTCGAACAGGGCGAGGGCCATCTGGGGCGCGCCGACCCACGTCGCCCCGGCCCCCGTGCGCGACGCGACGTGGAGCATCGGCGGATGGCCGGCGAGCACGTACTCGACCTGACCGGGCGACGCGAGGCGCACGCACGCCACGGTCACGAACATGTGCGGCTGTCGCAGGGGACAGAGCGTCCGGTTCACCTGCGTGAGGAGGTCGCCGAGATCGGCCGACCGATCCAGGAAGGCACGAAACGCCGTCTTGAACATGCCCATGAGCACGCCTGAGGCGACGCCGTGTCCGCTGACGTCGGCGACGCACGCGGTCCACCCCCCGGGGTGCTCGACGACGTCGACCAGGTCGCCCCCGACGTCACCACTCGGCCTGGATGCTCCGCGCCAGGCCAGTCGACCACGTTCGCCCTCGACGGGAGGGACGAGGCTGGCGTGTATCTCCCGAGCCAGGCGGAGTTCGGCGTGCACGGTCGAGAAGCGCAGGCCCTCGCGGCGGATCAGGGTGAAGAACGACACGTAGGCGCCCATCAGGCAGAAGACCGTCAACACCGCGAGCCACGTCGTCCTGGTCGCGAGGGCCTCGACCTGCACCAGGTCGAGCGCGGTTCGCCCGCCCAGTTCGGGGAAGAACGGGCGGACCAGCAGCACAACGCCGAGGTGCGCGGCGAGGGGGACCGCGAACCACTTCGGGCGGTTGATGATCGTCCACGCGTACCCGATGGCCAGCGTCCCCGAGATGAGCGTGGTGGCGGCGACGGTCCACCACGGACCCACCCGCAGGGTCATCGCACCCTGCAGGAGGCCGAGTGGCGCGAAACAGCAGAAGATGCCTGCGTAGAGGGCCGCCTGCGAGCCGGGCGGCATCGTGGCCAGGAACTGACGGGCGAGGCGTTCGGCGTGACGGCTGGCCATGGGACGTTGTGAGCGAGCAGAATAGCT is a genomic window containing:
- a CDS encoding glycosyl hydrolase — translated: MPACFRPLALAVLCLAPLAAQTPSPRQAAPDPAAAAGSALTLRGIGPAMMGGRIADIEVHPTDRSTWYVAVGSGGVWKTTNAGTTFTPIFDDQPSYSIGEITLDPTRPEIVWVGTGENVSGRHVGWGDGVYRSLDAGRTWTRMGLERSQHIGRILVDPRDGDVVLVAAEGPLWSAGGDRGVYRSDDGGATWTPVLQVDEHTGATDLEFDPSNPDVVYAATYQRRRHVWGFLAGGPGSATWKSTDNGRTWRKVTSGLPKGHMGKIGLAVTPADASLVYATIEADAEERGFYRSRDRGESWERRNDYISGGTGPHYYQEIEASPVDPDVVYQMDVFLHVTRDGGKTFERAETGHDKHSDNHALWIDPANPRHLLVGTDAGVYESFDEGATWRLFPNMPISQFYKVAVNNREPFYDVLGGAQDLGTLHGPSRTMNQDGIRNQDWYVPLGADGHGVAFDPRDPDLMYVMWQQGNVYRRDRRNEELVSLRPQPAPDDPPERWNWDAPILVSPHDPDRLYFGSQRIWRSDDRGHSWAPVSHDLTLGLGRYEQPFLGRVWSVDALHDTGAMSKYGTTTAISESPREAGLIVVGTDDGLVQVTSDGGRNWTRAAAPPGLPARAYVNDVEMSLHDARTIFLVADAHKDGDFTPYVYVSPDLGRTWRSIAGDLPKGTIAWSIQQDHVRPDLLLLGTEFGLYWTPDGGTRWHRLGGGVPTISFRDLKIQRRDSDLVGATFGRGFYVLDDYAPLREIAAGALSGDTLFAVRDAWWYVPHQVAQAPGRPELGSDDFTAPNPPHGALLTYYLHEAPATAREARRARERELAGSGKDVPFPGFDALRAESIESGPKVIVAIADAAGKTVRWVEGPARAGLHRVNWDLRGPSPEPIDLSPPGWRPPWSNPPQGPLVAPGRYTATAMVVAASGVRPFGTPQSFEVKPVPNLPEGTDFAAVATFQQEVAELRRRTAGLSREIGRARDELRHMRAALLATPNADTALFARIDAATTAVADLSQRLSGDPARQRLSEPDTMSIAERVGAATSAWETRQMPTATQRRGVEVAAGALDALARDLDALKTGELARLRAALAAAGAPHTGVR
- the xdh gene encoding selenium-dependent xanthine dehydrogenase → MELAFTLNGHPQRLAVRDDATLLEVLREQCGITSVKDGCAPQGQCGCCLALIDGQPKVSCAVPATRAQGAEILTLEGVSEAERDLTARAFAATAGIQCGFCIPGIALRAKWLLDRTPRPTRGEIARAIDVHLCRCTGYTKILDAIDLLARARLGEADPTPTLDGGVGASLVRYEAADLTLGLRPYVADLVRPGLLHGAVVLSSHARARLVAIDPTGAAAMPGVVCVATAADVPGQRWYGLLYDDWPGLVAVGEEVRCVGDVVAVVAAEDPHTAREAAARVRVEYERLAAVLDPESALAPGAPRVNPAHDNLLSRSVIRRGDVDAALASSAHVVSGTWRTQRIEHLYLEPESALAEPLPGGGLRLYTQGQGIFDDRRQVAAFLGLSEEQVQVELVPNGGAFGGKEDMSVQAHAALLAHLTGRPVRVTLSREESIRLHPKRHPIAMTYTVGCDADGRLTAVRARMVGDSGAYASVGGKVLERAAGHACGPYEVPHVDIEARAVYTNNPPCGAMRGFGANQAHFAIEGCVDLLARATGLDPWEIRWRNALDVGGTFCTGQVLDKSVGLKQTLLAVREAYDAARAAGRAVGIACGIKNSGIGNGVSEWGKARLVVEPDGTVSLYNGYTEMGQGLLTVLTQFAVEVTGLPARLFAPKVDSTFQLGCGQTTGSRATLFGGRAVIGAARKLRADLDAGLTLDALAGRVYAADEVIDDTTALGAVVPRIKTHTSFGFATQVVVLDEAGRVERVIAAHDVGRAVNPALCEGQIEGSIHMGLGYALTEELPCDEGMPVTFKLRDLGVLRARDMPEVEVILVEAPEPEGPYGAKGVGEIGLVPTAPAVAGALEAYDGVRRYTLPMKDSPAARAMSVGRIRPRKPASPSPAPARPAGPSDASGTGTT
- a CDS encoding amidohydrolase family protein, whose product is MPPHATPVVPGLVNAHTHIYSGLAPFGIPRPDPPPATFLEILERLWWRLDRALDEASLRASARYYVAESLLAGTAILIDHHESPSFIEGSLDVIADACQALGMRAVLCYGATERNGGRDEARRGLAECRRFIETNHRPLVRGVVGLHASFTVSDDTIHEAGRLCRDLGAVMHVHVAEDDADVDDARRRGYAGPFERLLALEALPAGSLLAHGVHLTRDQVARARDAGCWFVQNPRSNRVNAVGYAASLSASDRVALGTDGFPSNLVDEVEALDALAREHDDDLERVRRRPIGSVAVAAQFFPELLVPEEDVDAVGWVRAQQTACRRRLEVDGRLVVVDGRLVTADLEAIRAEARDEAERLWARMRAL
- a CDS encoding pyridoxal-5'-phosphate-dependent protein subunit beta, with the protein product MQRLGLEAHVVDQQVYDNTVRRFADARIVLPTFAELAEPATIPPAVRAALAGVDPDAPDPRNLYRVHWGNAADRRGLVDVPDHLVLPTSLTGVRAPIVLAIGQRFPMIHAHKVLAAYACLAPRLITGQFDPTAHKAVWPSTGNYCRGGVAISRIMGCRGVAVLPEGMSAERFEWLTRWVVGPGDIIRTAGTESNVKEIYDACAVLARDPENVIFNQFCEFGNYLAHYACTGAALARVFAHLQDMRPGLRAAAFVSATGSAGTLAAGDYLKERLGARIAAVEALECPTLLYNGFGEHNIQGIGDKHVPLVHNVMNTDLVVGVSDRATDRLGVLFNTTAGRRYLLERKRVPAAVVDGLPLLGLSSICNLLAAIKLAKFYDLGPDDVVLSVATDGAELYRSEEAKATAKFFMGGFDTPAAAEVFGEHLLGAATDHVLELTERDRHRVFNLGYYTWVEQQGVSVEEFTARRDQRFWRGLRNLLPVWDAMIQEFNARAGATVRAG
- a CDS encoding SpoIIE family protein phosphatase, encoding MASRHAERLARQFLATMPPGSQAALYAGIFCCFAPLGLLQGAMTLRVGPWWTVAATTLISGTLAIGYAWTIINRPKWFAVPLAAHLGVVLLVRPFFPELGGRTALDLVQVEALATRTTWLAVLTVFCLMGAYVSFFTLIRREGLRFSTVHAELRLAREIHASLVPPVEGERGRLAWRGASRPSGDVGGDLVDVVEHPGGWTACVADVSGHGVASGVLMGMFKTAFRAFLDRSADLGDLLTQVNRTLCPLRQPHMFVTVACVRLASPGQVEYVLAGHPPMLHVASRTGAGATWVGAPQMALALFDDARYAPERLPVSPGDVLVLVTDGLIEVLDRQDRELGLEGLRRAVESAARSGTLADIERAISDTCSGHGAQVDDQTWLIVRFGDDTGADADTPRVGQPARTVAPARALNS